TCCTGATACCCGCGTCGGGGGCGGCCTTACTCGCGGACCCGCCCACGAAGGAGAGGCGGGCCGCTTCGAAGGTCTGCGGTTCGTTCAAGTCGTGCTGCGGCCGGCACTTTCGTGCCATGACGCGGCCCCGGGATCGATTCTCCTCCCTGGTCCCGCGGGCGGGCCGCGGCCCCGAAGCCGTTCGTCGACCATCTGGTGCTCGGAAGCGGGGAATAAAATGGATGTCCCTATGATCCCCGGACGGCGACGCGGAGTGATCCTGATCGAGCCCGGCATCAACCCGGTCACCCGTCGTTTCAGCCTCCCGAACGTCGCAAACTACCCTCCCCTCCCGCAGGCGCGTCTCGCCGGCCAGCTCGGGCAGGCGGAAGACGTGGAGATCGCGGATCTTCGCATCGCGGGAGAGAAGGAGAGACTGCTGGACCGGGTCCGCCGCGATCCGCCCGGCCTCGCAGGGATCTCCCTCACCTTCACCTCGAACGGGGACGAAGCGATCGGCGTGGCCGCGGCGATCCGGAGCGTCTCCCCCGCGACCACCATCGTCCTCGGAGGAACCGCTCCCTCGGAGGACCCCGCGTCATTCTGGGACTCGGCGGCTGATCTGATCTGCTTCCGGAACGGCGACGCTGCCTTCGCGGCGCTGGCCGCCGAGATTCGTGAGGCGGGACGGGCCCCGACGCGATTCCCCGGGTTCTTCCACCGGGACGATGGACGCTGGGTCCTCGACCCGGGGCCGCCCGTGGCGCCCCTGGCGAGCCTGTACCCATGCGCCTGGCACCTTCTCCCCAAGCGTTACTGGCGCGAGTACTTCCAGGGATTTCGGCCCACCGGGATGGGGCAGACGAGCGAGGGTTGCCCCTACGACTGCACTTTCTGTACCGTCTGGAAGACGCACGGGCGTAAAGTCTCACTCGCATCCCTGGCGAACGTCCAGCACGACTTCAATTCGCTACCCCCCGCCATCCGCGCCTTCTTTTTCGCGGACGACATCTGGATGCAGGCCAGCGAGAGGCAGATCCAGGAACTCTACGATCCGCTCCTGGAATGGATGGCGTCGGACTTTCTCCCGCGCCGTGGCGATTTCTGGCTGACGGTCGAGACCCGGACGGACCTCTACCTGCGCGAGGAGGATCGCTTCAAGGCCTGGATCCGGCGCGGAGCGCTGAAGAGAATTCTGTTCGGCGTCGAGGCGGTGACGGACGATCAACTCAAGAGCTTCAGCAAGCGCAACACGGTCGACAAGAACATCGAGGCGATCCGTCGCGCCGCGGAGACCGGAGCCATCGTGACGGCCCAGTTCGTCATCCCGTGCGACGCAACTCGCGCCTATTTCGACGAGATGGTCCGCTTCCTGAAGGCGCACCGGCGCTGGATTAGGACCTCCAACTTCACCGTCGCGACCCCGCTGCCGGGCACCGACCTCTACGCGGAATCCCTGAAGGAGTCTCCGGAGCTGGCCGACAGGAGCGCCGTTTCGCATCCCGCCTTCTCTCTCTTCACCGCCCTGACGCCGACGCGCCTCGACGTCCGCGAGTTCTACGAACAGGTGGCGCGCGTGTTCCGCGCCGCGAACCAGATGTATTTCAGTCTCGACGCCGAGCGCCAGGCCCTTCGGATGGTGTTTCAATCTCCGTGGCTGATTCGGCGTCTCGCGAAGGCCCCGCTGGCGCTGCGCGCCCTGACCGATCCGGGCACCTTCCTCGATGTCCACCGGCTGGTCCAGGGTGACCGTCTCCTCGGGCCCCGAGCCGTCACCTAGGGAGCAGTCCATGAAAACAATCGCAGGTCTGTGGATCGACCATCGGAGGGCCGTGATCGCGATGGTCTCGGACAAAGGGGAAGAGACCCGGGTGATTGAATCACACGTCGAGAAGCACCCCGGTGCAATCTCGTCGGGGCCCCATGAATCGCAGAGAGTCCAGGCCGATGACAGCCGCGAGAGAGAATTCATGGGCCATCTACGCGCCTATTACGATGCGGTGATAGCGGCCATTCACGTTGCGGAAGCGATCCTGATCTTCGGCCCGGGCGAGGCCAAGGGGGAGCTGAGGAAACGACTCGAGAAGGACAAGATCGACGGACGCGTCGTCGCCGTGGAGACAGTCGACAGGATGACGGATCGGCAGGTCGCCGCGAAGGTGCGCGAGTATTTTCGCGCGTAGCGACCAGGGCCCACTGCGCGAGGGCGATCAGCGCCCGTGGCGCCACCGGCCATTCGGCAGGCCAAGGTCCGCGATCGTGGACGCGGCGCCGGCCGGCGCCGCCGGTTTGTCCAGTGACGGGTGCCAGGCGTACAGGAGCGTACCGTCCTTGACCT
This sequence is a window from Candidatus Polarisedimenticolia bacterium. Protein-coding genes within it:
- a CDS encoding radical SAM protein, giving the protein MIPGRRRGVILIEPGINPVTRRFSLPNVANYPPLPQARLAGQLGQAEDVEIADLRIAGEKERLLDRVRRDPPGLAGISLTFTSNGDEAIGVAAAIRSVSPATTIVLGGTAPSEDPASFWDSAADLICFRNGDAAFAALAAEIREAGRAPTRFPGFFHRDDGRWVLDPGPPVAPLASLYPCAWHLLPKRYWREYFQGFRPTGMGQTSEGCPYDCTFCTVWKTHGRKVSLASLANVQHDFNSLPPAIRAFFFADDIWMQASERQIQELYDPLLEWMASDFLPRRGDFWLTVETRTDLYLREEDRFKAWIRRGALKRILFGVEAVTDDQLKSFSKRNTVDKNIEAIRRAAETGAIVTAQFVIPCDATRAYFDEMVRFLKAHRRWIRTSNFTVATPLPGTDLYAESLKESPELADRSAVSHPAFSLFTALTPTRLDVREFYEQVARVFRAANQMYFSLDAERQALRMVFQSPWLIRRLAKAPLALRALTDPGTFLDVHRLVQGDRLLGPRAVT